Below is a genomic region from Syntrophorhabdus sp..
CCCCCGGGTGGAGACGCTCTCCATATCGCTGACATGCACCAACGGACAGCTCCCGGAAAAGCTCCAGTTCGGGGATATCTCTGTTGAAACGTCGGATTCGCCGGCGCTGCTCACGTTCCAGAATGTCATCCCCCCGACCTTTTACACCGAACCGCCGCAGGGCCGCAACGTGCTGTGGAAGTTCCTTTCCCACCTGTCCATCAATTTCCTCTCCGTGGCAACGACGGATAACCTGAGGGAGCTTCTCATGCTCTACACCCTGGAGGAGGGACGGGACCGGACGAGGACATCGGCAAGCCAGAGGGAGATACAGGGCATAAAGGACGTTTCCGTGTCGCCCGTGAGGCGTCTCGTGCGGGGCAACATGCTCCAGGGGCAGCGCATCGAGCTCAAGGTGAACAGGGAATATTACGCAAGCATGGGGAACCTCCTTCTTTTCTGCACCATCCTCGACCACTTTTTCGGCGCCTACAGCGCCATGCACACATTCACGCAGACCGAGGTCAGGGAGACCATCACCGGCGAGGTGCTGACCTGGCCGCAGCGGATGGGGGCACGATGCCTGGTGTAAGGGACGACCTTCTCGCGAAGGGTTCGTCATATTCCTTCGTCCAGGCGATACGGCTGCTCTCCCATTACATCCACACGGAAGGGTACGAGGGCGAAGATGTCATGCGCCAGAAGATCCGGGTGCGGCCCGAGCTGTCCCTCGATTTCCCGGGCAACGACATCGTCTCCATCTACCGGCGCGGCAGCGAGCCCGACAAGTTCTTCATCACCGCGACGTTCCTCGGGCTCTACGGCTCCTCGTCGCCCCTGCCCACGTTCTACACGGAAGACCTCCTCGAAGAGGCTTCCGACGACAGGAGCATCTCCCGGGATTTCGTCGACATCATCAATATGCCCACGTATCACCTGTTCTACAAGTGCTGGGCCAAGTACAACCTGGCATTCGGCCTCGCGGAGAGCCGCCGGGCCGACGCGCTGGAGAGGCTCTACTGCCTTCTCGGCTTCGGAACGGAGAAGATACGGGAGACCTTCGAAAAGCCCGGCCGGTTCTTGAGGTACATCGGGCTCGCCACCCAGATACCGCGGTCGGCGGAGGGCCTCAGGGCGCTCGTTAGCGACTGCATAGGCGAGCCCTCCATCGACATCGAACAATGCATCCCTTTCATGGCCGCCATCCCCGTGGACCAGCGGCTCAGCCTCGGTGTCGGCGGCCACTGCCTCGGGGAAGACGCCACGCTGGGCGCCTTCGTTCTCGACTGCACGGGGAAATTCAGGATCCACGCGGGACCTCTTTCGGGAGAGTCCTTTCAGAAGCTTCTCCCCGAAGGGCATTCCTTCGGTTTCATAGGAAAGCTAGCACATTTCTATCTCGACCAGCCCCTCGACTGGGACCTGGAGATAGCGGTCCTGCCGTCGGACATACGCCCCGTCAGCCTGGGAGAGGAAGAGTGTTCACGCCTGGGCTGGAACACGTGGCTCGCAAGCGACAAAGGATACACGGAGAACCGCGTCAGGCTTCAAAAGGCACCTTAAAAAAAGGAGATCGGGACCATGCTGACAGTAGACATCAAATCGCTCCTCATGAGACTTAACGATTACAGTGCCGCCGCCATGCAATCGGCGGCCGGGCTCTGTGTCTCGCGGACCCACTACGAGATAACGATAGAGCACCTCATCGCGAAGCTCTTCGACAACCCCGTGAGCGACTGGCCGCTCGCCTTTTCGCGCCTCGGCGCCGACACGGCGAAGGTCTTGAGGGCCGTTGAGGCGACACTCGAAGAATTCAGGACGGGCAACGCGGGCAAGCCGGTCTTCTCGCCCCTTCTCCTCGAGCTCATCCAGGACGCCTGGCTCATATCCTCCATCGACCTCGAGGAAAGAAAGGTCCGCTCCGGGGCCATTCTCCTCGCCTTTCTCTCGAAGCCGACCTTCTTCGCCTCCGGCCGCTATGCCGACCTTATCAAGTCCATCAGCCGCGACGCCCTCGCGGGCGATTTCTGGAATGTAACGAAGGGTTCCGTGGAAATGGACAGGACCCAGGCAAAAGAGGCAGGCGGCGGGGCGGCGGAAGGCGGCCCCCAGGGCGGGACCTTCCTCGACCGCTTTTGCACCGATTTTACCGAAAAAGCCGCACGGGGCGAGATCGACCCCGTCTTCGGCAGGGATTCCGAGATACGCCAGATGATCGACATCCTGGGACGCCGCAGGAAGAACAACCCCATCTGCGTCGGTGAGCCCGGTGTCGGCAAGACCGCCGTCGTGGAAGGCATGGCGCTGAGGATCAGCCAGGGCGATGTCCCGGACATGCTCAGGAACGTCACCCTTCTCTGTCTTGACATGGGCCTTCTCGAAGCAGGCGCCGGGGTCAAAGGCGAGTTCGAGAACCGCTTGAGGGGCGTCATCACAGACATAAAGGCCTCGGAGAAACCCATCATCCTCTTCATAGACGAGGCCCACACCCTCATCGGGGCCGGCGGCTCCGCCGGGGGCTCCGACGCGGCGAACCTCCTGAAGCCGGCTCTGGCACGCGGGGAACTGCGCACCATCGCCGCCACCACATGGACGGAATACAAAAAGTATTTCGAAAAGGACCCCGCGCTGGCACGCCGCTTCCAGGCGGTCAAGCTCGACGAGCCCACCGTCGAGGCGACGGCCCTCATGGTCAGGGGCCTCAAGGCGAACTACGAGAAGGCCCACAAGGTCATCGTCAGGGACGATGCCGCCGTCGCTGCGGCGGAGCTCTCCGACCGCTACATCACGGGAAGGTTCCTGCCCGACAAGGCCATCGACCTCCTCGACACGAGCTGCGCCCGGGTGAAGATCAATCTCACCGCGAAACCCGCCCGCCTTGAAGACCTGGAGAGGTCCATCGAGGCCTGCGATCGCGTCATCGGCGCCCTCGACCGGGACAGGGAGAACAGGGTGGCCATCGACGAAGAGGCGTATGCGGGTGAGGTTGCGAAGAAGGAAAGC
It encodes:
- the tssG gene encoding type VI secretion system baseplate subunit TssG, which codes for MPGVRDDLLAKGSSYSFVQAIRLLSHYIHTEGYEGEDVMRQKIRVRPELSLDFPGNDIVSIYRRGSEPDKFFITATFLGLYGSSSPLPTFYTEDLLEEASDDRSISRDFVDIINMPTYHLFYKCWAKYNLAFGLAESRRADALERLYCLLGFGTEKIRETFEKPGRFLRYIGLATQIPRSAEGLRALVSDCIGEPSIDIEQCIPFMAAIPVDQRLSLGVGGHCLGEDATLGAFVLDCTGKFRIHAGPLSGESFQKLLPEGHSFGFIGKLAHFYLDQPLDWDLEIAVLPSDIRPVSLGEEECSRLGWNTWLASDKGYTENRVRLQKAP
- the tssH gene encoding type VI secretion system ATPase TssH — translated: MLTVDIKSLLMRLNDYSAAAMQSAAGLCVSRTHYEITIEHLIAKLFDNPVSDWPLAFSRLGADTAKVLRAVEATLEEFRTGNAGKPVFSPLLLELIQDAWLISSIDLEERKVRSGAILLAFLSKPTFFASGRYADLIKSISRDALAGDFWNVTKGSVEMDRTQAKEAGGGAAEGGPQGGTFLDRFCTDFTEKAARGEIDPVFGRDSEIRQMIDILGRRRKNNPICVGEPGVGKTAVVEGMALRISQGDVPDMLRNVTLLCLDMGLLEAGAGVKGEFENRLRGVITDIKASEKPIILFIDEAHTLIGAGGSAGGSDAANLLKPALARGELRTIAATTWTEYKKYFEKDPALARRFQAVKLDEPTVEATALMVRGLKANYEKAHKVIVRDDAAVAAAELSDRYITGRFLPDKAIDLLDTSCARVKINLTAKPARLEDLERSIEACDRVIGALDRDRENRVAIDEEAYAGEVAKKESLQKAAEDLKALWLKEKEAAAKVVEARQKLSAAAQGNGGAERDELEKELDGATQALKEIQGSTPMIQVEVDPDVVAQVVSDWTGIPLGKVLKDEAKNIIDLEDRLKERIKGQNAAISTLAESIRASKAGIKNPNQPMGVFLFVGPSGTGKTETGLVLADLLFGSERNVVTINMSEFQESHTVSRLIGSPPGYVGYGEGGMLTEAVRQKPYSVVLLDEVEKAHTDVMNLFYQVFDKGMLTDGEGKEISFRNTIIILTSNLASDVIHEMSSGEETLSAEVLTGAIRPILSAHFKPALLARMTIVPYFDLGSEAMRMIVELKLRKVADMLMMNNKMRLTYTPAVADQITARCTEVETGARNIEYIIGGNILPRLSQTILTHMTEGGMPAAVNLDVQDDGTFTFTFEE